The Falsibacillus albus nucleotide sequence TGTGCCTCTGCCTTTCCCTTCTCTTAAACTGCCTTCTATCATTCCTTGCCAGTGGAATTGATAGATGCAAACTGCACTGGTTTCGTCAACTGCAATCCACATGACATCATTCATCTTGTATACTTCTTCCTTGATATAACTCCAGGTCTTTTCGAAGTACTGTTTAAGATCATCCAGTCCCTTTACCGTTTCATCAGAAAAAAAATATACGGCGTCTTCGCTTATTAGTTTACATACATTATCAAAATCATGGGAATTCGTTGCCTTTTCATACATCGTCAAGGCTTCTTGTGGAGATGAAGCAAACATTCAATGACCTCCTTTTTCTACCGTTTGCTTTCCCATTGAAAAACCGGCAAATAAACTCCCTCCAAACGGCTCCAATACTTGATTGACGAATTCAATGACCGCATCCTTTTCCCCTGTCACGTAAAATTTATCGAAGGCATCAACAAATTGATGGGCAATCCCTTCATCGTGATTCCTTAATGCCCGTACAATCCATTTAGATGCTCCGATCCACTTCCTGTTTGTCCGCAAAATGAATTCATGAACTTGATCTGCAAGAGAGCTGGCAATGAAAATACTTTCCGATCTTTTATTCGATCCGATAAAGTCATCAAGCGCGTCGGTAATAAAATACTGTTTCATCTTGATGGTTTCATCCGTCCACGGTGCCGGTCCTTCATCCAAAATTCCTTCTGCCTGCTTCTTGATCATTTCCAGACCTGCAAAGTCTTTGATGATGATGCCTTCAGCCAACATTCTTTGCAATGATGGGCGGGCACGGTCATAATCGCTTTTAAAATATGCTTCATAGCTTGTCATCGAGTGGACAAACATTTCGATGGGCCATCCATTGAATATTACTGATTCACGATAGGCAGATTGCAAACCATCTACAAAAATCACAATATCCAGATCTGAAGTCTCTGTTTGCTCCCCTCTGACAACACTCCCCGCCAGCATAGCCCCGCTGCATTCAGAATATTGTTCGTCGATGAATCTTTTCGCTGCTTCCAGCGGCGACATTTTTTTCAAGAGCTCTTCCTCCTATCAAAATTTTATTAAGTAATAGTTTGTTAGATACTGCTTCCTTCATGAATTTATTGATAAAAACTTGCAATCATTTTTGCAGCCGGCAAAATAAATGCCTGTCCAAGCAGTGTTCCTAAAAACTTAGAGAGAATGAGCATGACAACAAGCGCCTTGACATCCCCATAAGGACGTTTACCGCGAAGTGCTTGATCGGTTATGATGGCTGATTGAGGGTCAACCAGTATCGTCAAGAGAATGGTGGCAACCCCATTAATCATTCCTGATGATGCCGATGCTGCCAATCTATGCTCCTCGCTGACAAAAAAGGCCGCATAATAAGCCGAGAGGACCCCGATTGTATAGATTGCGGTGATGAGTGTATTTAAAAGGAGGAATCGTTTGGGTATTTCTCGGTATCTCAATCTTGCAAGCATACTTTTCCTTGGCTTTGTCGTGGTTTTTACCATACGTTTTATATTGTGGACACTCAATGCTTCGACGACGATGGATGGAATCGATCCTTTAACTTCAAGACGGTCCACAGCTTTGGAAAAAACCTTCAAGAATGTCGGAATGAGGACAATGCCCAACAAAGTGCCTAGACTTGAAGCTAAAATTACGAGCCGGATATCATTTAACGGATCATCATGATGCAAAATTTTAAACCCAATCAACCCGCCGATTAAAGGCGCTTGAAACATATTGGCAGTACGGGATAGCAAGACAAAAATATTAAACAATGAAATCGATAAGGCAAATTTTCCGCTCTTTACGGAATTCAACCTCACTGAATAAGCTAGTGTATCAACGAAATGGATGATCATCGTCAGTGCAGTCAACTCGATTAAGCGAATATCCATTTTTGTTCTCCTTTGTTTATCGATTAAAATCTCTCAATGTGATGCACCTTGATCAACGCCATTTTTCCTGCCAATTTTTCTTGAGAATCCTATTTTCATAAATGGATGCAAGCTTCTGATCTTTGCAAAAATAGGGAACGGGCCGCACTTGCATGCTTAAGGCGTCTTCAACACCCCATGGGGCAGCAAGTTCGATTTCATCCCAATCATTCAGATTTAACCCAATCGCAGTTGCAGTTTCTGGGAACCTTGATATGGCATCAACTGAGCTTTTATATGGTTTCATTCCGTTAATGTGATGCATCCTTGCCTCGTTTTTCACCGACCAAGGAACACCTGGGAGCAATTCACTTAATCGTCTTTCATATGCCTTCTCGTATTTTTCCTCCAACCTATCTTCATCGAAAAAAATCACATCGATATTATCCAAAGGTGTCCATTCATAGAATCCGTGAAGCACATCCCAAATCTTCGTCCTGACAAATCCTGCGCATACCCACCAATCCGGCAGGTTCAGCTGCTGTACCTCTTGCAGGATATCCAAACACCATTCATCTTCTTTAAAGAAACTGATCACTTTCCCACGGTCACTCATTCTATTTCTCATACAAATACAGCCTTCCGTTTTTAGGATTCCTGATGGCTGGTCCACGATACCCCCTCATGCTCAATTCCTTTTGCATGTAGATCATCATGGCACCATGGCCGACAATCAAGATCTGTTCATGTAAGCTATTTTCCAATTCATCTAAAAAAACATTGATCCTTTGAATGATCAGGGGTTTTCGTTCGAGCTGGGAATGGTGATGGAGCAGCCAGGCTATCCGAAGGAGAATCGCCCACCCCCAAAATGGCAGTTTCACATTTCGTTTGAACAGCGGATACATTTTGATTTCCCGAATTGCCGGTTCTTGGATGATCCTTCCATCAAACAACGCCTCTGCTGTTGTAACTGCCCGGGGCAAATCGCTTGAGTAGCAGCACTCCCATTTAACATCGCCCAAGTGGACCTCACCTTTCTTCACTTCCGCCTGATCATATTCTGCAAACCAGGCCATAATATCTTCCTGTGAGACCATTTTGTTTTGAGGCTGATCGTGGAGTACTTTAAAATGGCGGACAAGACCAATTTTCATCTCCTTTCCCTCCCCATTTTATGTACTGTCTCCAGTGCCCAAGCCTGATGCTCATGGAAAAGCATTTTTTGTGCATCCTCTATATTCATCCATTGAAGTTCATGATCAGGTTCAATCGGATTGGTCACTTTTTCTCCTAAAGATGCCAGATAAAAAAATCCGATGCTTTTCATTGCTTCCCCTTTTGAAGAAAGAAAATATTGATCTGCACTGCCAATGAATGTGGCGATTTCAATCTCGTGGCCCAATTCCTCCAGACATTCCCTTGCTAAGCAGATATATTGGGTTTCACCTTCTTCGATTCCGCCGCCAGGCAAAAAGAATCGTCCGCTTCCAGTTCGGACAATTCCTGCCTTTTCACTTTTTTGATCCAAAACAACCGCATAAACACCGTGTCGTTCTCGATATTCAACTTCCTTTTTTTTATTCCCAAATACTCTTTTCATTACTTACCCTTCTTTTCTTAACAATTTCACGAATTTCCTCTTCCCGACCTGAATGACCATTCCTTCAACTACAATCAAATTTTGGTGGATATCCTTTATTTTTTCCCCGTCGATTTTCACTCCGCCATTTAAAATCATTTTCCTTGCCTCCCCTTTGGATCTAAGCAGCTCCAATTCTACCAGCAAGTCAATGACCAGTACCTCCCCATCAAAATCCACTACTACAACAGGGATCTCATCCGGCATTCCGCCATTTTGGAAAACAGATGTAAAGTGCTTTTCAGCTTCGGCAGCAGCCTCATTCCCGTGATACATGGCAACAATCGTTTTGGCCAGGAGCATTTTAGCATCGCGTGGATGGAGCGTCCCATTCAGTAGATCCTGTTTGACTGTTTCCTTTTCTTCAACAGTAAGGTCGGTTACAAGCTCGAAGTATTTTATCATCAGATCGTCCGGAATTGACATGGTTTTACCGTACATCTCATGAGGCTTTTCATCGATTCCGATGTAGTTATGCTTCGACTTCGACATCTTTTCCACCCCATCAAGCCCTTCCAGCAATGGGAGAAGGATGACAACCTGTTTCTCTTTGCCGAAATGGTCTTGTAAATGTCTGCCCATGAGGACATTGAAATGCTGATCTGTCCCCCCAAGTTCGACATCGCTTTCCAGCATGACCGAATCGTATCCTTGCATAAGCGGGTAGAAAAATTCATGAAGCGAAATCGGTTTTCCCTCCGCCAAGCGGTTGGAAAAGTCATTTCTCTCCAACAAACGGGCTACTGTGATACTTGCGGCAAGATGAATGATATCTTCAAGTTTAAGTTCCTTAAGCCACTTTGAATTGTAGTGGAGCTCCACTTTGCTCATATCAAGAACTTTCCCGAATTGTTCAAAGTAAGTCATCGCATTATGCTTGACTTCCTCGTCGGTAAGCTGCTTCCTTGCTGCCGTCTTTCCTGTTGGATCACCTATCTTTCCCGTGAAATCCCCGATGATGAGCTGGATGATGTGGCCATTTTCCTGAAACTGCTTCAATTTATTCAACACGACTGTATGGCCGATATGCACATCTGGAGCGGATGGATCAAGGCCCAGCTTGATTTTCAACGGTTTGTCCGTCAAAATGGATCGCGCCAGCTTTTGTTTCAATTCAATCGAAGGAATGATTTCTTCCACACCGCCGGCATAGATTGAAAACTGCCTTTCCAATTCTTCTTTTTGCTCAGCCGAAAGCTTTTCAAATATGTTTTCCATTTCCAATTCCTCCTTTTAAAAATAGGCCATATCAAACCTTGGTGTTGATATAAGCCTGTTTCCAGCTGTTGATTGGAGTGCAAGTCGTAGACTCCGGCGGGAAAAGCGGAGTCAGGGAGACCCTGGAGGGGCTACGCGGATGTTCGATTAAGTTCGGCACGTCCTGTGCCAACATCGAACGACCTCACTTCCTGTGAGGCCCGCGGAAAGCGAAGACTTGCACGGAAATCAACCGTTATATTTAACAAAGCCTAAAAATAAAAAAAACGCCCCTATAAAAAGGGACGTGGCTGTATCACGCGGTACCACCCTCGTTGAAGAAATATTCTTCCACTCATAGGATAACGGATCGACCGTCCCTTGCTACTGCAATGTTCACAAAGGATGTTCAAGAAGGTAATTCACGCTTATTTATGCGCCGATTCTCAACAGCCATCGGCTTTCTGTGCCAGGGAAATAAGCAGCTACTTGCTTCCATCAATACATAGAACAATATTCTTTTGTTATTTTTTTCTAAATGCAATTAATATTACGAATATTTTAGCTGAATCTAATCCTAAAAACAAGAAATATTTACAATTTCACGTTACAATATAATTGACTGCTGTCCATACATATATAAAGGAGTGAAGGGAATGAAAGAAATCGATCGCATTTTGGACCAGCTTGAAGCTTCCATGAACGGAAATGCTTGGCACGGTCCTTCCTTATTCGAACTCTTATACGAAATTGACGCTGAACGCGCTGCTGCCTATCCCTGTACATCCGTCCATTCCATCTGGGAAATCGTCCTCCATCTGACATCCACACACGAACTGGTGATCAAGCGGCTTCAAGGGATCGATGCTGTATCAAATGAAAAAGATGATTGGCCGTCAGTTACATCGATTACAAATGACTCTTGGGAAGAAGATTTACAGCATTTGAAGGATCTTCACCTTCAGCTGTTGACTGAGATCCATCGATTAGCCGACACAGAATTGGACAACCCCATTGTTGAAGGGTTTTCCACCATCTACCGCACGCTGCACGGCGTCATCCAGCATATCCTATACCATACGGGACAAATAGCCATACTAAGAAAGCTCACCATAAATGATTAAAAGCCAACCCTGTACTTCGGAGTGATCAAAAAATGATATCAAATTCCAGCAACCCATATATTAGACGAATCGTACTCAAACAGGATGAAATCGAATCATACTCTGAATACCCATTCCACCTACCTGTGCTGCAAAAGCTTCATGAACTTGATTTGCACCCAAATGTCACCATTTTCATGGGCGAGAATGGAATGGGTAAAAGTACACTTTTGGAAGCGATCGCCATTGCTTCAGGATTCAATCCTGAGGGCGGCACGCTTAATTTTTCATTTTCCACATTCTATTCCCATTCCATTCTTGAACGCTATATAAAAGTCATCAAGGGGGCAAATAGACCAAAAGACGGCTTTTTCCTTAGGGCTGAAACGTTTTACAATGTCGCTTCAAAAATTGAGGAGCTCGACCGGGAGCCGCTCGGGGGAAAGCGGATCATCGATTCTTATGGCGGCCTATCCCTGCATGCCCAGTCGCATGTAGAATCTTTTTTCTCCCTATTTTCAAACCGATTCGGCGGAAACGGCCTCTACATTTTGGATGAACCTGAAGCCGCTTTGTCTCCATTGCGTCAGCTTTCAATGCTGTGCCGGCTGCAGGAGCTCGTTAATAAGGATTCACAATTCATCATCGCCACTCATTCCCCGATCCTTATGGCTTATCCAGGGGCAAAACTCATTGAACTGACAAAGGAAGGGCTTCATGAAACAGTTCTCGAAGACACGGGGCATTATCAAATTATGAAGCAATTCTTCCATGACAAAGAGAGGATGCTGCACCATCTTCTTCATGAGGAAGAGTGAGCAATCAGAGATTTGAATAATCCCTTTTTCTTGAATAAATTGATAAAGGGTCTTTGTTTACATAATATTTTTATAGTAAATGTCTATAGCATTCAGATTTATAAATTCCCAAATTCCAAACAAATTCATTAGGCATTTCCGGGCTTGGGTTCCGTTTGAGTTTTCAGCCTTTGAAAACGGGCGGTATTTCGGGCTAATTGCTACCATTTCACCTTCCTCTCTGTGGAAACGGGCACGATTTCGAGCTGCTAGTAACCACCTCGCATTGATCAAAAAAAACCTATTTACAAATGCCAAAGCATGAATCCAAGGATTAAAAAGATTGTCAAAAATCCTCCCAGGACTACTTGATTATGGATGTCCTTTTTATTGGACAACTTTTGAAGCATTGCCGTTAAATTCAAAAACCATAGCAGTCCGATTAAAGGAATCAAAACGATGAAATAATCCATAAAATATCAACCTCTTCCTTCCTCATACTAAAACAGGCTGCTAGGATTTCCCTAAACAGCCTGAGATCAATGTTTATCCTTCTTTTTCGATTTCCATGATTTCATCTTTTACGAATGCCATCAGTTCCTTCACCATCTCTGCGGAAAAATCAAATCGGATGCCTGCCACTTCGTATACTTCCTTTAAGGATTTCGTATTGCCAAGCGCCAGTGCCTCTTTA carries:
- a CDS encoding NUDIX hydrolase, with the protein product MKRVFGNKKKEVEYRERHGVYAVVLDQKSEKAGIVRTGSGRFFLPGGGIEEGETQYICLARECLEELGHEIEIATFIGSADQYFLSSKGEAMKSIGFFYLASLGEKVTNPIEPDHELQWMNIEDAQKMLFHEHQAWALETVHKMGRERR
- a CDS encoding nucleotidyltransferase family protein, which translates into the protein MSDRGKVISFFKEDEWCLDILQEVQQLNLPDWWVCAGFVRTKIWDVLHGFYEWTPLDNIDVIFFDEDRLEEKYEKAYERRLSELLPGVPWSVKNEARMHHINGMKPYKSSVDAISRFPETATAIGLNLNDWDEIELAAPWGVEDALSMQVRPVPYFCKDQKLASIYENRILKKNWQEKWR
- a CDS encoding lipid II flippase Amj family protein, which translates into the protein MDIRLIELTALTMIIHFVDTLAYSVRLNSVKSGKFALSISLFNIFVLLSRTANMFQAPLIGGLIGFKILHHDDPLNDIRLVILASSLGTLLGIVLIPTFLKVFSKAVDRLEVKGSIPSIVVEALSVHNIKRMVKTTTKPRKSMLARLRYREIPKRFLLLNTLITAIYTIGVLSAYYAAFFVSEEHRLAASASSGMINGVATILLTILVDPQSAIITDQALRGKRPYGDVKALVVMLILSKFLGTLLGQAFILPAAKMIASFYQ
- the tyrS gene encoding tyrosine--tRNA ligase, with amino-acid sequence MENIFEKLSAEQKEELERQFSIYAGGVEEIIPSIELKQKLARSILTDKPLKIKLGLDPSAPDVHIGHTVVLNKLKQFQENGHIIQLIIGDFTGKIGDPTGKTAARKQLTDEEVKHNAMTYFEQFGKVLDMSKVELHYNSKWLKELKLEDIIHLAASITVARLLERNDFSNRLAEGKPISLHEFFYPLMQGYDSVMLESDVELGGTDQHFNVLMGRHLQDHFGKEKQVVILLPLLEGLDGVEKMSKSKHNYIGIDEKPHEMYGKTMSIPDDLMIKYFELVTDLTVEEKETVKQDLLNGTLHPRDAKMLLAKTIVAMYHGNEAAAEAEKHFTSVFQNGGMPDEIPVVVVDFDGEVLVIDLLVELELLRSKGEARKMILNGGVKIDGEKIKDIHQNLIVVEGMVIQVGKRKFVKLLRKEG
- a CDS encoding nucleotidyltransferase domain-containing protein; translation: MSPLEAAKRFIDEQYSECSGAMLAGSVVRGEQTETSDLDIVIFVDGLQSAYRESVIFNGWPIEMFVHSMTSYEAYFKSDYDRARPSLQRMLAEGIIIKDFAGLEMIKKQAEGILDEGPAPWTDETIKMKQYFITDALDDFIGSNKRSESIFIASSLADQVHEFILRTNRKWIGASKWIVRALRNHDEGIAHQFVDAFDKFYVTGEKDAVIEFVNQVLEPFGGSLFAGFSMGKQTVEKGGH
- a CDS encoding AAA family ATPase yields the protein MISNSSNPYIRRIVLKQDEIESYSEYPFHLPVLQKLHELDLHPNVTIFMGENGMGKSTLLEAIAIASGFNPEGGTLNFSFSTFYSHSILERYIKVIKGANRPKDGFFLRAETFYNVASKIEELDREPLGGKRIIDSYGGLSLHAQSHVESFFSLFSNRFGGNGLYILDEPEAALSPLRQLSMLCRLQELVNKDSQFIIATHSPILMAYPGAKLIELTKEGLHETVLEDTGHYQIMKQFFHDKERMLHHLLHEEE
- a CDS encoding DinB family protein, which produces MKEIDRILDQLEASMNGNAWHGPSLFELLYEIDAERAAAYPCTSVHSIWEIVLHLTSTHELVIKRLQGIDAVSNEKDDWPSVTSITNDSWEEDLQHLKDLHLQLLTEIHRLADTELDNPIVEGFSTIYRTLHGVIQHILYHTGQIAILRKLTIND
- a CDS encoding YybH family protein: MFASSPQEALTMYEKATNSHDFDNVCKLISEDAVYFFSDETVKGLDDLKQYFEKTWSYIKEEVYKMNDVMWIAVDETSAVCIYQFHWQGMIEGSLREGKGRGTNVFRKQDHVWKVAHEHLSPI
- a CDS encoding histidine phosphatase family protein produces the protein MKIGLVRHFKVLHDQPQNKMVSQEDIMAWFAEYDQAEVKKGEVHLGDVKWECCYSSDLPRAVTTAEALFDGRIIQEPAIREIKMYPLFKRNVKLPFWGWAILLRIAWLLHHHSQLERKPLIIQRINVFLDELENSLHEQILIVGHGAMMIYMQKELSMRGYRGPAIRNPKNGRLYLYEK